The genomic DNA ACAATTTCCAAGATGAAGATGGAGTTGACGAAGACACAGCCTTCGTGCTGCTCAGCGCCGACGGCGGTTCTTCCTGGGTAGTGCTGGGATCACAGAAGGACTGCGCAGTCGACTCCCGCACGGGGTACGACATCACCTCACTTGCTGCCGGCCACGCGGACGTGCGTATCGCCTTTGTCGCTCACTTCGGCGAACGAGGCCGCACGATGTGGAGAATAGATGATTTCGCATTCTCCACCCAGAGGGAATGGTTTGGCACGGAGCTCGATTCCATTCCCCTGGGGCCGAAGAAGCGCAGAGTGAAGGCCGGTGGCGCGCTGGCGGTTGCGCGGAACAGGTTCATCTACGCACTCAAAGGGAACAACACCAACGAGTTCTACGTATACGATATTCGGAATAACAAGTGGACGTTTGCCGATTCCGTCCCTTGTCCGGCCGAGAAGAATGTGAAAGCCGGTGCCGCGCTAGCCTGCGACGGCGAGCGATACGTTTATCTCCTAAAGGGCAACAAGACCAAGGAATTCTGGCGCTTCGACACAGAACGCGGAGATACTATCTGGAAAAGATTACCAGATGTGCCAGGAGAAAAGGGAATCAAGGCAGGCTCGGGGCTCGCCTATCTGCGAAGCAAGGGGACTGAGCGAGTGTACTGCTTGAAAGGAAAAACCAGAGAATGGTACGCCTTTGACTGCAAGACCGGACACTGGCTCACTGACCTCGAGTCCGCGCCGGGCGGGGCCCGAGGCAAGGCCTTCAAGAGGGGGAGTTGCCTTGCTGCCGGACAGGATGCGGTGTTTGCTCTCAAAGGAATGAGCAGGAACCACGACCGCCAAACGGAGTTCTACTGCTACTTGCCGCACACCGGCAAGTGGGTCATCCTCGACAGTCTCCCGGCCACGATTCCCGTCAGCGGTAGCTACCCTAAGGACGGTGCCGCACTGGCCTGCGACCAGGAGAACAACAGGGTCTATGCGCTGTACGGCGGCGGCAGCAGCCTCTTCCGGTATTACCACTATGCAAGCGACAGCGCTAATGTCTGGGGAGCGTGGGACACTGCGCGGAAGGCATCCTCGGCAGCGGGGTTGCACTACATAAAACAGGGCGGTGCGGCCGCGTGCGCGGACGGCATCCTCTACGTCCTCAAGGGTAACAACACGCTGAAGTTCTGGGCGGTGACGCCCGGGTTGAACATTGAGGAACTCGCTGCCCCACCCCCCTGGTTGCCTGGCTCCGGCTCCCAGTCGGCCAAGACAGCCGCATCGGTTGTCTCGGCCGTGAACGGGAACCTGGTTTTCGGTGAGGACCTCCGCACTTCTGGCCCGATACGTCTGACGCTAGTTGATGTCGTTGGCCGCAGACTCAAGACGGCCGAGGTCAACCAGCAGGAAGTGGCGCGTACAGGAGCGGCAATGCTCGACCTGAAAGGAATGGCACCTGGCGTCTACATCCTGCGCCTGGAGGCGGACGGCGTCTGCAGGTCCCGGAAGCTGGTGGTGGTAAGATGAGCGCGCCTGGTGTTGCGAGCTGCCCGAGAAAGCCACAGTTGTATTCGACCGCGAAGAAGCACTCAACAGGAAGACCAACCAAAGGAGGTAGGATGGCCAAGCTCAGGTTTGTGCTGCTACTGGTGGCGCTGTGTTCGATTGCGCTGCCGCAAGTCAAGGTTCTTCTGTACGACTTTGAGCCCCGCGGGGTTGAACTCGGGTTCGTCAAGACCAACACCCAGTTGCTGCGGGACGCACTGAACGGAACCTACAAGTTCATCGTCGTAGACCCCAGACCCGGGACATCGTGCTATGGCGTTGTTGCGGCCGCAGAATCGGCCAGGGTGTATGGGGCCGACAACGCGCTGGTGGGCAACATAATGAGCATCGGCGGCCAGCAGATAATGACCTATCAACTGGTGGACGCGTCTTCGGGTGCGCTGGTTCTGCAGGACCGGGTAACGCTGCCCGATGTGCAGGAACTGCCGGTTGTGGCCGAGCGGGTTGCCTCGTCTCTGGCCGAGAAAAAGCCCTATGCCGAGACTGTGGAACCGGAGAAAATGACCTCGGCTGAGGTTGGACCGAGGTTCAAGCATCCCCGTCAGCCCTATGCCAGCCTGTTTCTGACCGCCGGGTACCAGTTCCATCCCGCCGAAAGCGGACGAGACTCGATGGTCGAGAACTACAGCTTCTCGCCGAACCTGTTCAATTTGAACATGGCGGTGAGCTTTGAGACCCAGCAGATGCTGACTATGCTCCAGATGGGGTTGATGCGGGGTCGTCAGGGAGAGGCGGACATCAACTTTGACCTGTTGAGTCACTACGTTCTCGGTAAGAGCGACTTTGCACCGATAATGGGTGGCGGTATCGGCGTGACCAGGTTTTCCTGGCGCGATACGACCAAGCCCGACAACAAAGCTCACGACGACGGGATGTCGGTTTCTGCCGGAGTCGGATTCCTGGCCCTGCGGACTTACTACTTCCGGTTGATGACTACGGCGTACGGCAAGTGGACCTTCACCAACCAGTGGGGTGCGGTGCCGAGCGTGCGCGTGGCATTCGGCGTGACCACACCAACGCTCGGGCCTGACGCGACGGTCAGGATGGGTCCGGGATGCGTCGGTGCGGTCATCGGAGGGTTCTTCATCACCGGGCTGGTCATCGCGCTGGCCTCGTAGCGCGTGGCAAGAATGTTCGATAGGACGGGTCCGTTAGGCAAGAGTCAACAAAAGGAGGCTGGTTGTGACAAGGGTAAGCATTCTTCTGCTGGCACTAACAGGGGGTCTTGCCGTTCTCGCTGCCGGTTGCGGCACAGTTTCGTCGGTCCGGGCACTGCGCAAGGGGCAGTCCGCACTTGGAGTCGGGCTGGGCGGGCCGGTTGCGCACGTGGCCGGGATGGACATTCCCCTTCCTTACACGGTGGCGCGATACCGGTACGGAGTGAACGACAAGTCGAGCATATACGCGGGCGGACACTTGATGGTCGCGGCACTGGGCGTGGCCGGGCTTGAGGCCGGCTGGGCCTGGCATCCTTTGACCCAGAAGAAATACAGGCCCGCGGTCAGTGCGAGCGCGGGGCTTGCGGCCCTGGTGAAGTCCGGGGACGGGCACGCCCTGTTCCCCCAATTGGATGTGACCGGAAGCTACCTATTGGGTGACAGGTCCCTGACCTACTTCGGCATTCAGAGCATGTACCAGCTCGCAGACAAGCCGTATGCCGTGTTCGCACCTTTCGTCGGCGAGGAGGTGAGGCTCGGGTCACGGGTCTCGCTGTGCGCTGAAGCGAAGTGGTATGCGCCGACTGAGAAGGCCAGTCCCAGGAGCGTGGACTACCGTATCCCGATTGCCGGACAGGGCGCGGTCGGGTTTGTGCTTGGAGTCAACTATCAGTTTGGGGGATGGTATGAGTAGTCAGAGCAAGCCACAGGTTACAGGTTACAAGTTACAGGTAAGGACCGCGGTGGTGGCACTTTGCCTTGTGCTGTTGGCCGGATGTATGAGTCTGGACGCGTTCTTGTTCGAGCCGACGCAGGTGGGTGAGTATCTCCGGCCCGAAGATATGGACTCAGACTGGCACGTGCGCTGGGTAATTCCTGACTCGCTGATTGAGACTGTTTCACTTCAGTCTGAGAATGGCAATACCATCTACGGGTTCTTCGTCCAGGCACAGCCTGATACCGGCTTCTCCCTGAGCGTACCGACTGTTCTCTACTGCCACGGCCGCGGGGAGAACATCAACCGTTATTGGGGCCGGGTGGAGTTGCTATGGGAAATGGGGTACAACGTTTTCATTTTCGACTACCAGGGCTATGGCAAGAGTGAAGGCTCGGCCTCGGGCGAGGCGTGTTATGCCGACGCCCGGGCCGCGCTTGACTACGTACGTGGCCGCGGGGACGTGGACACGACCAAGGTGGTCTACTACGGCTGGTCTCTGGGCAGCTTCGTTGCCACGTACCTGGCCGCAGACGTACGCCGGCCGGCCGCGTTGGTACTGGAAAACCCGATTGCCTCTACCTCGGCGCTGGCGAAGGAAGGGTCGGTGCTGGCGATTCCGGGCAGTTTCGTGGCCAAGGCTGATTTCGACAATGAACGCCGCATCCCTCTGGTGGACGCCCGGGTGATGATAGTCTACGGCAAGAAGGATGTCACGGCGGTGCCCAAGTGGCATGCTGAGGTGCTGATAGAAAAGGCGAAGGGCAAGGTGCCCGAACTCAAGGTCGAGGTGGTCGCCGAAGCCGACCACTCAGACCTGCCCGAAGTGATGGGCTATCCGACCTA from candidate division WOR-3 bacterium includes the following:
- a CDS encoding alpha/beta fold hydrolase, with the protein product MSSQSKPQVTGYKLQVRTAVVALCLVLLAGCMSLDAFLFEPTQVGEYLRPEDMDSDWHVRWVIPDSLIETVSLQSENGNTIYGFFVQAQPDTGFSLSVPTVLYCHGRGENINRYWGRVELLWEMGYNVFIFDYQGYGKSEGSASGEACYADARAALDYVRGRGDVDTTKVVYYGWSLGSFVATYLAADVRRPAALVLENPIASTSALAKEGSVLAIPGSFVAKADFDNERRIPLVDARVMIVYGKKDVTAVPKWHAEVLIEKAKGKVPELKVEVVAEADHSDLPEVMGYPTYRKVVSDFIGR